AGTATTCTTAACTAAATTTTCAATTGCCTGCGGGAGAGTTTACTGTTCTTGGGATGAATCACGGTCTTTCTTTGACTGAGCAGCAAGGAAGTTACTTTGTTCATGATTCATGACATGGCGCTTTTAATTGATTTGGTCCCAAAGAAGAGAGAGGATAATGTTTATAATTCTTTATAATGAACACTGACAATAGTACAACTGTTAATTACCCGCAAAATCATTAATATTCTATTGGCTAGCTCTACGTAATTAATTTGAGTAAATATCGATAGGTATGTAAATGCTATTTAGTTACTGCACGTAATTGTACGTGGACACGACTTACGAATttagaataaaattaaaggattaCGATTTATAACCGTGACTCGTTTAATTTAATGGGTTGGGTTAGTGTTGACCCATATAGTTTTATACACATTCTTCGACACGACCTGAATCCGACACGCAACATAATAGTAACAAATTTTTGATATGACCTACAAATTTGACacgaactcaatacaaaattagaaggTTAGAGTTGATGAGtttgacctatatagttttatattcaTGCATCAACACGATCTAAACCTGACACACAAACACGAATTGTCACTCCTACATTTCTTAGACTATTGTGATACGTACAAATTACTCTTTGAACCAACAAATGCtcgtaaaaaaagaaaatttaatggttgattgtACTGACACGTCGTCCAAATAATGGTATTCTACTTTGTAGCGGTTTCTTGTATATAAATAGAAATTGCCTTTATTACGGTGGGGACCCCATATTAAGAGTCGTATAATTAGGATTTTAGTACATGGGGCTGGTCCCTTGGCTTTAAGATAGGGTGTTGCATGCAGCAGTCTCGGGGTTCTTAATGTTCtataaaattcatgaaaaaaatgCTTAAGTTAGGGGGAGTTATTGTCTGATCAGTTCAACCATATATGTGGGGGTGAGCTAGCAGAGGATCGATCGTATTCACACATGCATGAACCATCGATCATTTCCAACTGTTAATCTCGAGCATTGGTTCGAGCAGCTTCCAACAGTGGTACTTGGCTGGTACCCTGCTAGCAACACATGTGCATCTCAACTGCAACAGACCATTCCTTTATGAATTGCAACTACTAATTGAAGGCCATGTACCCAAAATTGTTTAgggttttcaacaaaataatGCATCATTTCCATTCATGTACCACACCACTCCGTGTATATATGCGTGTGTACGTGCATGTCCATTATTGATCATTAATTtcttaagagaaatgctaggggtaccaaaaattttacaaagaGATGAGTACTGTTGGGACAAATATAGATCTTCTCGGGAGTTGGGCCCAATCCGGGATGTGGGCCCTCTCTGATCCACCCGACCGGGCCCAAATATTGGAAAAAACATAATTTACCCGGGCCCATTGAGGCTCCTTGGGCCCAAGTCTGTTGCAACAGGCCTGAGTTGGCGATCCAAATGCTAGTTGGTATCCGCATCTGCAGGcgtctcggcagtacccggaatctaagggacacgacgcacgTCATGAAAGTCATGCGTCTCGGCAGTACCCGAAACCTAAGGGACACGATGCATGTCGTGGGACCCCATGATACCACCGAGATCTACGGAATTTGGAAGAGTTGTTTACATGGagccacgtctcctccaaccgcctcgAGCGCAAAATTGTGAAGCTAATGGAACTGCTCCataacctctataaatacaagaactgcttcagatgctaaggtacatgctaatcagTCTCTTTGGCATTATTTTGCgcatttattctcagaaccatacacttacttaagcatcggagcggggttgtcggaaccccccgaCGCAGCTTTACTTTTCAGGTGAACCAGACACAACCAGGAGCAACTTAGTCCAAAATCTGACCGACACGTCACCTTCCAGAAACTGTcgcaacagtttggcgccgtctgtgggaacgacttatatcgttttcctaaaaaaaaatccgttATGGTGAATACTCGATCAGAAACCAACCGAGTGCCTCGGGATGACCGAAATGCCCGAGACGAAGGAAACTCCAACGATCCCCAATTCACTCTCCTGAATGAAAGAATGGAGCAGATGGCCAAAAGCATTGAGGATTTGGCCACTATGAATGCTGTCCTCCAGGCCCGGGTTCCAGAACTTCACCGAACTATTACTGACCCAGGAAATCGAGAGGAAGGCAGTCGGGTCGAAGGAACAGAGGAGccgaacaaagaagaagaagtcccAGGAAATCCACCACCTGTTCAACCCGAGGCAGCAAGGGCGGTACAAGGCATGATTGCCCGGTTGGAGCAAAGATGCAATGTTCTAACCGCAGCTATCCAACGGAACGATAAGGGAAAAGCTTCCCAGGTGGAAAACCTTTTACAGAAGACCACCTCCCCATTCACCGAGGAGGTGGCAAATATTTGCCTTCCTGAGAAGTTCAAAGTCCCAGAGATCCCGTTTTATACGGGACTTGAAGATCCTGTGGAGCACCTAGATAATTTCAGAGCCCACATGGATCTCCATCGAACACCCGAGATGGTTGCCTGCCGAGCCTTTCCTTTGACCCTCTCGGGCAATGCCCGTGACTGGTTCAGGAGCCTCCCGCCAAATTCCATTCGTCATTTCGAGGACCTCGGCAGGATGTTCCTAACTCAGTTCATGGCCGGCAGGGTCAGAAGAAAGCCGTCGGGATCCTTAATGTCATTGCACCAAGGACCCGAGGAATCCCTCAGAGatttctttatgaggttcaacAAGGCTAGACTTGAAGCTGAGGCAGCAACAGATGATTTCATCTACGGAGCTCTCTTTCAGGGAATCCGAAAAGACGGAGCACTAATGGCTGATATAGCCAGGAAGCCCCCTCAGAATTTAGACGGCTTTATGAGTAAAGCTGAGAAGTACATTAACCAGGAAGAGACACTCCGAGCTCTGTTGGGACCCGAGACTACTCGCCCATCCACTTCCGggaacccaaaaaagaagaatcctcgGAAGGAAGAACGGAAGCGGGTTCCGGAAGAAGAGGCCAGGCCGAAGCGGGATCAGGAGTCCCTAAGGGGTCACAACTGGACACCCCTCAATGCACCCATTATGGATGTTCTCCTGGAAATAAAGCGAGACCCGACGTACCGGAAGCCCAAACCGGTGCTTGCAAATCCGCATTCACGATACGCCGACCAGTACTGTGCGTTTCATGACACCACCGGGCATCGTACGGAAGCCTGCATATCCTTGAGACTTCTGATTGAACGTTTCATAGAAAACGGAAAACTTGTCCGTTTCCTCGCGGATCAGAGAATTCAGCAGAATCCGGAGCACGGCAACCGCCACCATCAGAATCGGCTCCATCAGGATCAAAACAATCCCCGGGATGATCGGggaagaaatcaagaaagaGGAAGGGAACAAGAACGCAGGCCGGATCCTCGGGCTGCACGAGATAGAAGTAGGAGCCGAGCCAGACCCGAACGGCAGGAGAACCTTCTGGAAATACAGACGATTTCGGGGGGTTTCGGAGGAGGCGGAGAATCTAGCTCGGCGCGGAAGGCATATGCAAGACAGTTACGGGATTTCGAGGTATACTCGGTGCAGAAACCTCCAAAGTCCCAAAAACGAGACGCACAAGTGATCGGGTTCTCGGACAATGATTATGCAGGGGTATCACTCCCGCATACCGACGCTCTGGTACTGAGTCTGGCCATAGCCAACCACAAAATACACCGCGTCTTGGTTGACACAGGAAGCTCGGCTGACATCCTTTACAGGTCAGCCTTCGAGCGGATGAAGATCGATCGAAGTAAGGTGATCCCGGCGAGATATTCGCTTGTGGGATTTGTGGGAGAGAAAGTGCTCCCACTCGGGTCCATTGAGCTTCCGGTCACAGCAGGAATGTACCCGAGGCAGAGGACGGTGATGGTTCGGTTCTTAATAATCGACCGACCATCGGCCTACAACGCCATCCTCGGGAGAACAGCTCTCAACGAATTTAGGGCTGTGACCTCAACTCCTCACCTGAGCATGAAATTCCCCACCGAAGAAGGCGTCGGTGTCGAAAAAGGAGACCAGAGGATGGCCCGAGAATGTTACAATACAAGTTTGAAGAAGCTCCCGGAAGCCGCGAGACtgggagagaagaaaaaagatgaagaaaaatagcaatcaccgttgggggagccggtCGAGGAACTGGAAGAATTCGAGCTCGGTGACTCGAAGAAGAAAGTCCGTGTCGGCGCGCAGCTTCCCCTTGAAATGAAGGAAGCCCTGGTTGCATTCCTCAGAAAAAACAAAGATGTATTCGCATGGAGCCACGAGGACATGCCGGGAATACCCCCATCCGTAATAACCCACAAGCTAATGGTGGATCCAAGCTATCGACCGGTTAAACAACGAAGAAGGACTTTCGCACCGGAACGAAACCAGGCCATTGCCGAGGAAGTACACAAACTATTGCGGGCTGGGTTTATCCGAGAAGTAGACTACCCAGTGTGGTTGGCCAACGTGGTTTTAGTCAAGAAAGCCACCGGgaagtggagaatgtgtgttgacttCACCGATCTCAACAAAGCGTGTCCCAAGGATAGTTTTCCATTACCTCGGATCGATCTTCATGTAGACTCTACATCCGGTCATGAACTTTTAAcattcatggatgccttctcagGGTACAACCAAATCCACATGGATGAAGCCGACCAAGAAAAAACGTCGTTCATTACCGACCGAGG
The Alnus glutinosa chromosome 14, dhAlnGlut1.1, whole genome shotgun sequence genome window above contains:
- the LOC133857528 gene encoding uncharacterized protein LOC133857528, which encodes MVNTRSETNRVPRDDRNARDEGNSNDPQFTLLNERMEQMAKSIEDLATMNAVLQARVPELHRTITDPGNREEGSRVEGTEEPNKEEEVPGNPPPVQPEAARAVQGMIARLEQRCNVLTAAIQRNDKGKASQVENLLQKTTSPFTEEVANICLPEKFKVPEIPFYTGLEDPVEHLDNFRAHMDLHRTPEMVACRAFPLTLSGNARDWFRSLPPNSIRHFEDLGRMFLTQFMAGRVRRKPSGSLMSLHQGPEESLRDFFMRFNKARLEAEAATDDFIYGALFQGIRKDGALMADIARKPPQNLDGFMSKAEKYINQEETLRALLGPETTRPSTSGNPKKKNPRKEERKRVPEEEARPKRDQESLRGHNWTPLNAPIMDVLLEIKRDPTYRKPKPVLANPHSRYADQYCAFHDTTGHRTEACISLRLLIERFIENGKLVRFLADQRIQQNPEHGNRHHQNRLHQDQNNPRDDRGRNQERGREQERRPDPRAARDRSRSRARPERQENLLEIQTISGGFGGGGESSSARKAYARQLRDFEVYSVQKPPKSQKRDAQVIGFSDNDYAGVSLPHTDALVLSLAIANHKIHRVLVDTGSSADILYRSAFERMKIDRSKVIPARYSLVGFVGEKVLPLGSIELPVTAGMYPRQRTVMVRFLIIDRPSAYNAILGRTALNEFRAVTSTPHLSMKFPTEEGVGVEKGDQRMARECYNTKFELGDSKKKVRVGAQLPLEMKEALVAFLRKNKDVFAWSHEDMPGIPPSVITHKLMVDPSYRPVKQRRRTFAPERNQAIAEEVHKLLRAGFIREVDYPVWLANVVLVKKATGKWRMCVDFTDLNKACPKDSFPLPRIDLHVDSTSGHELLTFMDAFSGYNQIHMDEADQEKTSFITDRGLYCYKMMPFGLKNAGATYQRLVNKMFQNQIGRNVEVYVDDMLVKSTRAAGHIADLGETFETLRSHKMKLNPAKCAFGVSSGKFLGFMVSQRGIEANPEKVNAVLSMQPPRTTKQLQQLTGRIAALNRFISRSTDKCLPFFKILRKAFVWSSECKEAFKKLKEYLTNPPLLSSPEEGEILYLYLAVSPSAVSSALVREDSGVQKPVYFTSKALHGAEERYPRIEKLAFALIISARRLRPYFQAHAIRVLTEHPLKKILQKPDLSGRLVNWSVELGQFDIEFHPRTSIKGQALADFLLEFSNTPESEELPEKETWVAYVDGSSADQKSGVGVTLASPDGETFQYAIKLDFVTTNNEAEYEALLSGLSIAREMGARNVEIRSDSQLVVSHVQGSAEAQGEKMIQYLDKVRKCQSNFHRTAVTKVPREENARADALSKMGSGTGSVVRTSTRGVVIQTKPSILPQLDMMEIEEESDEPEWATDVIQYLRDGSLPEEKLQARKVKIHSARYVLIGGVLYRRGYTEPLLKCLKSSEAEYILKEIHEGVCGNHSGSRMLAHKAMRAGYYWPTMGKDSVEIVRKCDKCQRFARVMKQPPEKLSPITSPWPFAKWGVDIVGPMPPGKGGRKFLLVAVDYFTKWAEAEAHATITTANFDCGPFRKWCAELHIRNYYSTPIYPPANGQVEATNKTLLRTLKKKLGKKKGAWAEYVPEVLWAYRTTTRTPTGATPFSLTYGSEAIIPAEVGSPSFRVSHYNPGLNDEGIKLNLDLLQERRDEAHITWAAYQDRAARYFDKKVRPRKFQLGDWVLRKVSPITKDPIEGKLGAKWEGPYRVIRCHDKGAYHLIDTTGKELPRAWNAEHLKKYFM